The Schistocerca piceifrons isolate TAMUIC-IGC-003096 unplaced genomic scaffold, iqSchPice1.1 HiC_scaffold_1804, whole genome shotgun sequence DNA window tacttcaggtttactgtatcccttagcccttcttattgacgatgaaacacagaaattgcatgggaatttaatacaaaaggcacaatgccgacttaagtacaagaggactgacactcccactttctatgatttaaacctctcctgtgagtccagttttagattccgatgcttcactacaggtttcctgtataccttgcaccgtcttattgacgatgaaacataaaaattgcatcggaattaaattcaaaaggcacagtgccttctttagtacaagaggactgacactctaactatctatgatctgaacctctcctgtgagtccagttttagattccgatgcttcacttcaggtttactgtataccttgcaccttcttatagacgattaaccacagaaattgcatcggatttcaattcaaacgacacagtgccgacttaggtataggaggactgacactctaactatctatgatttgatcccctcctgtgagtccagttttagattccgatgcttcacttcaggtttactgtataccttgcaccttcgtattgacgatgaaacacagaaatagcatcggtattaaattcaaaaggcacaatgccgatttaagtaccagaggactgacattctaactttctatgatttgaacctctcctgtgagtccagttttagattccgatgcttcacttcaggtttactgtatcccttggaccttcttattgacgatgaaatacagaaattgcatccgaatttaaaacaaaaggcgcaatgccgactgaagtaaaagaggactgacactctctctttctatgaattgaacctctcctgtgagtccagttttagattccgatgcttcacttcaggtttactgtataccttgcacattcgtagtgacgatgaaacacagaaatagcatcggtgttaaattcaaaaggcacaatgccggcttaagtacaagggactgacactctaactctctatgatttgaacctctcctgtgagtccagttttagattccgatgcttcacttcaggtttactgtatactttgcaccttcttattgacaatgaaacacagaaattgcatcggaattaaattcaaacgacacaatgccgacttaggtattagaggactgagactctaactatctatgatttgaacccctcctgtgagtccagttttagattccgatgctttacttcaggtttactgtatcccttagcccttcttattgacgatgaaacacagaaattgcatcggaatttaatacaaaaggcacaatgccggcttaagtacaagaggactgacactcccactttctatgatttaaacctctcctgtgagtccagttttagattccgatgcttcactacaattttcctgtataccttgcaccgtcttattgacgatgaaacataaaaattgcatcggaataaaattcaaagggcacagtgccgacgtaagtacaagaggactgacactctaactttctatgatttgaacctctcctgtgagtccagtttcagattccgatgcttcacttcaggtttactgtataccttgcaccgtcttattgacgatgaaacacagaaattgcatccgaattaaattcaaaaggcacaatgccttctttagtacaagaggactgacactctaactatctatgatctaaacctctcctgtgagtccagttttggattccgatgcttcacttcaggtttactgtataccttgcaccttcgtattgacgatgaaacacagaaatagcatcggtattaaattcaaaaagcacaatggcgacttaagtacaaggggactgacactctaactctctgtgatttgaacctctcctgtgagtccagttttagattccgatgcttcactgctggtttactgtataccttgcaccttcttacatctacatctacatctatactccgcgagccaccttacggtgtgtggcggagggtacttattgtaccactatctgatccccccttccctgttccattcacgaattttgcgtgggaagaacgactgcttgtaagtctccgtatttgctctaatatctcggatcttttcgttgtgatcattacgcgagatatatgtgggcggtagtaatatgttgcccatctcttcccggaatgtgctctctcgtaatttcgataataaacctctccgtattgcgtaacgcctttcttgaagtgtccgccactggagcttgttcagcatctccgtaacgatctCGCGCCGACTAAATGTTCCCATGACGAAtcacgctgcttttcgctggatcatgtctttctcttctattaatccaacatggtaaaggtcccatactgatgagcaatactcaagaatcggacgaacaagcgttttgtaagctacttctttcgtcgatgagtcacattttcttacaattcttcctatgaatctcaacctggcgcctgcttttcccactatttgttttatgtgatcattccacttcagatcgctccggatagtaactcctaagtattttacggtcgttaccgcttccaatgatttaccacctgtggcataatcgtactggaatggatttctgcccctatgtatgcgcattattattgacgatgaaacacagaaattgcatcggaattaaattcaaacgacacaatgccgatttaagtacaaaaggactaacaatctcactttctatgatttgaacctctcctgtgagtccagttttagattccgatgcttcacttcgggtttactgtatcccttggaccttcttattgacgatgaaaaagagaaatttcatcggaatttaatacaaaaggcacgatgccgacttaagtaaaagaggggtgtcactctctctttctatgatttgaaccactcctctgagtccagtttgagattccgatgcttcacttcaggttcactgtataccttgcaccttcttattgacgatgaaacacagaaattgcatccgaatttaatacaaaaggcacaatgccgacttaagtacaagaggactgacactctcactttccaatatttgaacctcttctgtgattccagatttagattccgatgcttcacttcagatttatacaTTGCACCGtcttatagttgatgaaacacaaaaattgcatcggaattaaattcaaaaggcacaatgccgacttaagtacaagaggactgacactctaaatttctatgatttgaacctctcctgtgagtccagttttggattccgatgcttcacttcaggtttactgtataccttgcaccttcttattgacgataaaacacagaaaatgcatcggaattaaattcaaaaggcacaatgccgacttaagtaaaagaggactgacactcgctctttctatgatttgaacctctcccgtgggtccagttttagattccgatgcttcacttcaggtttactgtataccttgcaccttcttattgacgacgaaacacagaaattgcatcggaattaaatttaaaaggcacaatgccgacataagtacaagtggactgacacactaactatctatgttttgaacctctcctgtgattccagttttagattccgatgcttcacttcaggttcatgcCTTGCAccgtcttaatgacaatgaaacacaaaaattgcatcggaattatatacataaggcacaatgccgacttaagtccaagaggactgacactctgtctatgatttgaaactctcctgtgagtccagttttggattctgatgcttcacttcacgtttactgtataccttcaccgtgttattgacgatgaaacacggaaattgcatcggaattaaattcaaaaggcacaatgccgatttaacactctaagcgccaagcccgtaaaatttacgggcctgggatcgcgcgaaaatcaccaagcccgtaaaatttacgggccgctacatttaatttcattcaaaacactgcaacgttatttctacgggtttggccagcgctatacgtttttcagatgtttattaacaaaatgcgtccatagatgtcacggcagcgctgtaattcatgttaaaacttatctttgcgttctcagtctgtatatcattcagttgtttgtcatcatgtttcggcgcggtttatcagacgcagaaattgcggatttgatcaatcatagcgacactctggataatgtagagagtgattcagacgattctgaatgcaatggtgtgtttgaaggtacgtatttacgaattttccacgtaattgtgcagtacgcacatatctgttgaacatgtgtaaacgatgtatgtagttacacataatgtgatattctttttagaagacgagattgatgacagtttgtcttcagatgaagacgagaatgatgttgaaggtgttgcttcaaatccagcagctgtgccgtatccgaaagacagtgagtggactgcagttgacacctaccgacctctgcctgtcaacacgacacccaggcagatactagtggatattgatgagtcgagttctgtactggattgcagtaaagtgttccttactgacagtgacgtaaatgaactcaagagacagacaaatttgtatgcatcacagacaatacagaagaaaagaagaggaaataatctgaagccccattcagttttgagttcgtggaagccagtgactataagtgagatgaggcgtttcttgggtattattttccacatgtgtgtttcgaaaaagcccaaaattgcggaccattggagcactaatcctgttcttagttgtaacttttgtccccatgtcatgagccgtttgcgtttcactcagatactgtcatgcttgcatcttgttgacaattcaaatcagaaaaaaccaggcgaagatggatttcatccactttacaaagttttgccatattataataatttgaaggagcgatgtatccaggcatatcgtccctcagaaaaagtgacaattgatgaaggaatttgcccatttcgaggtcgtgtgagtttccgtgtttacatgcaaaataagcctcataagtatggactgaaagtatatgctgttgctgaagccagtagtggctatgttgtaaattttgaagtttatgctggtaagcatattgttgacaattcttcgtctgcggttattttgcgattgttgtctgacagcagcttgctgaacaaaggccacactgtgtatttagatcgattttattccagtccagagctatttcagcaactggcagagaaaggcactggagctgttggtactgtgaacaaatccaggaaaggattgcctaaagatttagtatctgctaagctgaaaaagggcgaaatgtcttttcggcgtaaagataatgtattggcaatgaagtggaaagataagagagatgtgtatacattgtctacaaggcatcaagcaacatttggtacgcatactaagagaaatgggtctgtagtattgaaaccacttcaggtacttgattacaacctcaataaaattggagtggatattggagaccaacgcctgcagtacaatccgttccagcacagaactgtgaaatggtggcgaaaattatatttccatttgctgcttatgggagtatcaaatgcattttggctgtacaatgcagtgcacaggaagaaaattacaataacagactttataacagtgcttgcagttcagcttgttgaagacgacacacttgaattcattccaagaaatgaaggaactgtaggtcggctaacaaagagacattttttgcagcacatacctgcaactactaagaagtatgctgctcgtgtgtgtcacgtgtgcagttccaggagcaagaaacagagtggcaaggcttctcgcaaagagacacgatacgaatgtgaacagtgtggcgttgcactctgcctggaaccttgctttaaaattttccacactaaaaaacaatatgattctgtgtgaaatttatatgtaatactgtatactatcagaaacatgtaatgtagtgccacaattttggttaaaaataaatcacaattgtattcccttattcgtatgactttttctaaattcttaaaacatctaagtgatttctataactgtaccttaaagctgtgcattgtaaagtagtttctttcactcagaattaaagtagaaatgtgcagcttcaagatggtaccaaatttgccacaatccaaacagtagatttgatgcagtaatttttttaatattggtaaaattgcccggtttctagggacgggtgcataaaataggcctggtacagagagtgttaagtacaaggggactgacactctaattttctatgatttgaacctctcctgtgagtccagttttagattccgatgcttcacctctgatttactgtatccctttgaccttcttattgacgatggaacacagaaattgcatccgaatttaatacaaaaggcacaataccgacttaagtaaaagaggactgacactttccctttctatgatttgaacctctcctgtgagtccagttttagattccgatgctgcacttcaggttcactgtatacctttcac harbors:
- the LOC124740677 gene encoding piggyBac transposable element-derived protein 4-like, whose protein sequence is MKLLITCMLHPKITNIPMGMRMKVIPSVFLPSSWEAVCHGSAVIHVKTYLCVLSLYIIQLFVIMFRRGLSDAEIADLINHSDTLDNVESDSDDSECNGVFEEDEIDDSLSSDEDENDVEGVASNPAAVPYPKDSEWTAVDTYRPLPVNTTPRQILVDIDESSSVLDCSKVFLTDSDVNELKRQTNLYASQTIQKKRRGNNLKPHSVLSSWKPVTISEMRRFLGIIFHMCVSKKPKIADHWSTNPVLSCNFCPHVMSRLRFTQILSCLHLVDNSNQKKPGEDGFHPLYKVLPYYNNLKERCIQAYRPSEKVTIDEGICPFRGRVSFRVYMQNKPHKYGLKVYAVAEASSGYVVNFEVYAGKHIVDNSSSAVILRLLSDSSLLNKGHTVYLDRFYSSPELFQQLAEKGTGAVGTVNKSRKGLPKDLVSAKLKKGEMSFRRKDNVLAMKWKDKRDVYTLSTRHQATFGTHTKRNGSVVLKPLQVLDYNLNKIGVDIGDQRLQYNPFQHRTVKWWRKLYFHLLLMGVSNAFWLYNAVHRKKITITDFITVLAVQLVEDDTLEFIPRNEGTVGRLTKRHFLQHIPATTKKYAARVCHVCSSRSKKQSGKASRKETRYECEQCGVALCLEPCFKIFHTKKQYDSSLHSIIPRLTFMCIFKFGPYLLITISERSFRSSGDRIQKLLSLELNN